The sequence below is a genomic window from Zootoca vivipara chromosome 9, rZooViv1.1, whole genome shotgun sequence.
TTTAAAAGTCCATCCGTCTCACAGAAGCTTCTGCAAGCCAGAGATATTCAAAACATTGCGTATTTGAAAAGCATCGCTTGTGGTTGctgtgaaggtgccaggtgaaacaGGAAGCAAGATGTTACAAAGAAGGCTTGGAAGGAAAAGTAGTAATGCTCTTTTAGGAAATtccctgcaataaaataaaaatctggtggGTAGACTTCTCAAAACTCCTAGCAATCCcaggaaagaaaagcaaaatcTCTGGGATTCCCAGTCTTAAAATTTAGTTAAACGagacatgttttttgtttttggaagcaTGAAAActccagaagaaaaagaaattttgCCAGGTTCCCCAATACAGagttcaattaaaaataaaacataaggtTGCTATAAAGTTTACTGACCTACCCAGCCCTGTTCTATGCTACTATAACTATCTGGGCATAATAAATTTAGGAGCTATAGTCTGGTGAAGGTAGTTTGGattatttattgtgtttgtttgtttgtttgtttgtttgtttataaacaCTGATTTTACTTTATAATGTAGTTTATTCTTTATTTGGAAGCCACCCTGGGTGCTCTGGGGTAGAAGTAACAAACTGAACTGCTAAGAATGTTCTGTTAGAGATTCCTCCTAGGGATGGGGAGCAATTCATTCAATCTGCTTTTCACAGCGGATTTTCTGGTGCAGTTTTGGCACACAAAATGTGTGCATACAATGTGTATTATAACCTAAAATCTacacacagaaatgcatatatatttCAAATGAGAGGACTgaaaaaacacatattttatcTTCTTAAAAGTGTGTGGGGAGGGTTATGCAAAAAGCGTGTACAAAAAGTGTGGACCTTTCATGCATTCtttcaaaaaatgcaaactgaacaggACAGGCCTATGCCTGAGCACCAGAGGCATCAAATGTATACAGCCCCGtccacaaagaatcatggaaactttagtttacccctcacagagctacagctcccagcacccttaacaaactgtaaTTCCCAATATTATTTGCGACTCAGTCATGGAGGTGATCAAGATTTATGTTAGAGGACAAGGATCCAGAGATCACACTAAGGGTGGCCAAATTTTGCGCGgctgccataaaactcagggaacaagcTGTACAATTACAAAGACTAAGACCTCAGATGCAAACTCTAGATAATATTTTAGAGACGAAGACCTAAACCACATTTCCAATTGCTGCCATATTCGTATTGTTTATTGTTATATTTGATTGTTAATCCAAATTTAATTCTATCGTGTTTTATGCTCATTTGGTATGGCATGTAAAACTGGTCTGGGACCGTAATATATATAATTCTTTGCAGAGGGGTGGTTTAAAAGTGTGGTGAGTATGCATCCAGAAACAGGGTGAAATTAGGCTGCTCTGTCCATTTCTACAGCTTCCTGAAGAAAGAGGATGACTGCTAAACctgtttaaggctgcaatcctatatatatacacatacctgAGAGTAAAGTCCCTGTGAAtgcaatggggtttacttccaagtaggcatagcatggggacgtgggtggcgctgtggtctaaaccacagagcctagggcttgccaatcagaaggttggtggtttgaatccccgcgatggggtgagctcccattgctcggtcccaactcctagcagttcaaaagcacgccaaagtgcaagtagataaataggtaccactctggtgggaaggtaaatggcgtttccatgtgctgctctggttcgccaaaagtggcttagtcatgctggccacatgacccggaagctgtctgcggacaaacaccggctccctcggccagtaaagtgagatgagccccgcaaccccagagtcatccgcgactggacctaatggtcaggggtacctttacctttacggcatAGCATTGTAGCCAATGTTTGTCCTACTCAGGGtggtcccattgaaatgaacagacatggctaacttgggttctttcagtgggtctgctatgAGAAAAACGTAGTTGGAGATAACAATTGTTCTGTGAGTCAATAGTATAGCTCTCCCTCCTGTTTCTGGGTGGCCATTTATTGTCCTCCTTTTTGTGGATCTTACAGTTTGATTCTCACGATGTTTCGGATGACGTGGACAGCACCCCAGACGTGGAGAGCCGTGAATCCCATTCCCCCAAGGGACATTCCCTCGAGAGCCACGACACAAGCCTTGAAAGTGATGACGCAAGTCACCTGAGAGACAGCCACGAGGTCCACGGTGAAAGCGCGGAGAACGACAGCCGCCAGAAACTTGAGGGCGCCGAGGAACCCCATGACGACAGCTACCACGATGGCAGACACATATCCATGGAAAGCCATGACAGCAGAGAGTACAAGAAGGCTCACAGAGGGGCACTCCAACAGGTACATCATGACCATGATGCTGACAATGTCAGCAACCAAACTTTCGAAAGCGCTGAGGGTCACCACAGTGCTGAAAAACACCACAGTGCTGAGGACCACCACCACAGCACTCAGTATCACCACCACAGCGATGAAGATCACCACCACAGCGATGAAGATCACCACCTCAGTGCTGAAGATCGCCACCACAGCGCTGAAGATCGCCACAGCATTGAGGACAATGAGGTCACCCTCTAAGTGGATAAACAGGCAGGCTCCTGTCTCCACACCTTACCTAAGAGCACTCCCCAGATTTTTCGCATGTGCGGGTGCAGCTAGGATCGGAGCCCAAATTCATAACAGGTGGCTTTTCCtgggatatatatttttcaaatttGTTTTGCTGAGTGCGTGAAAGAGAGGAGTGTGAGAAAGGCAATGCAATTTCTACTTGAATGTTTGCTCCCAGTTCTATGCATATCACACGTTTGATTTCAGCAATCGTAGCAGTTATCGGCAGCAGTGTGTAAGCAGGCAAATGCAGAGCCTGATCCAgcacatgtttacttggaagtaagccccactgattttggTGCATGCTTACTGCTAGGTAAACATGCTGAGGATGTCAACCTTAAATGTGCAGTACTAGCTGTCCTGTCCATTATAGAACTGTAAGCCCTTCTTGCTGCATATTTTCCTGCTCTGTCTCATAGGGGGTTgtgatggaggagagagagagagagaaagagagagagagagagaaatctagcTTTACAATCGGAGTGAATGTTGCATCTCATGATACTGTAGTACCAAAGGATTTACTGTTGCAATGTATATTTTGTTGACAATTGTGagttaaataaaaagacaaaacCTTATATGAATAGGACTCAGCATGGTTCTTATCACAGgaataccttggttttcgaacagcttagttctcggaagttttggctcccaaacgccgcaaacctggaagtgactgttccggtttgcggtttgcaaactatttttggaagccgaacgtccgacggggcttccgcagcttctgattggccgcgctttggtttccaaacgttttgaaagtcggatggacttccggaacggattccattcgacttccaaggtacgactgtataggaagttgccttctgccattggttcatctagctcagtattgtgtacaaTGAGTGCagaggctttccaggatttcagactgaggtctctcccagccctaccaggagatgccaaggactgaacttgggaccttctcccagcaaagctgatgctctgtcactgagctatatGCTAAGAGACCAGTGTGGTCTTCTCACCAGACCTCATGTGTTGGTTCCGTCTTTTAAAATTACTTGCAGAACTCTTCTGTGCTGCCAACATTAAGAATGCACAGAAACAAGGTATGATGGGAAAGTATGATGTGTAAATAGAAAGATGGCAAATGCATAAATTAAAGAGAAAAAACCAGTAACAGATCTTCAATCCCACACCGTAACATAAGCTGGGTCTACACTGACCTTTTTACCGTTATTAGAACGATATTAGATATATTGCTCTTaaacatcacagggcatactgttaaaataaaaatgtttcttacCTGTTTCCACTGTAACAACACAGTTTCcctggttgctctgcagcgccatctggtgtcacattttaataacgtATTATTAATGAAACAGGCAAAACATACCAGTAGTATGTCCAAATACATTGTGATAACccttccttaacccttccttaatgtTATAAACCATGGATGTAGATCCacccataaggtaaaggtaaagggacccctgaccattaggtccagtcgtgaccgactctggggttgtgcgctcatctcgcgttattggccgagggagccggcgtatagcttccagttcatgcgcccagcatgacaaagccgcttctggcaaaccagagcagcacatggaaacgccgtttaccttcccgctgtagcggttcctatttatctacttgcattttgacgtgctttcaaactgctaggtgggcaggagctgggactgagaaacgggagctcaccccgtcacagggattcgaaccactgaccttctgatcagcaagccctaggctcagtggtttaacccacagcgccacctgggtcccagagatCCACCCATAGTCTAgttttaaagaaaacacattttgaaatCAACAATTAAATCTCCAAAGATGATTCACTACACTAATTTCTACTCTAATTGCCTCAGGCAAACAAACATTATTTCCATACTTTGGCTATGTCATTCATCCAAGGGGGCAAGGCGGCATACATGCATGGATTTCCATTCTGCCCATCTTCAtagcaacaaccctgtaaggaagATAAGAATGAGCGGCAGACCTAAGTTCACCAAGTGAGCTTCTCAGCTGAGCTTGGAAATCAAGagtctaaaacaacaacaacgagggtCTAAAATGTTGTAGACGAATGGCTAACCTGGCTCAGATAGTTcatattcaatttatatacttctGATATGAACTAAGCATGGACTCTAGAATGCACATAGACACATGAAGCTCCTATAACTCTGTTGACCAACTCATTTGGGTATGAGGAAATTGGTTATGGATAAATCATTGGTTTAAAGTAGTGTTTGGCTGAAGTTCACACACATACTTTCACCAGGACATTCATGTAGTtgtgaaaggggggtgggaattttTCCAGCTTTCAAGTGGAAGGTGAATTCTTTTAACTTTTGAGAGTGCGGACTTGCCATTATCACCACTGCATCAATACCCCACCCTTTATCCAAAAAAGGCTTTCAGAGAAGCCTACAAAGATCAGTATTAAGACTGCTTCAGGCTTGCATTCTAAAAAGGCACAAGGAAAAAGTTACAGTTCTAGCAGCCAAgttaagagcagcagcagcaactcaccaATGTCAGTGGTCATTCTGGGTGTCTTGCCCTGGATAAAGAGTGGTCCCCCACTTGAAACGTTCCACccacctccagagcagatctCAGAACAGAAATCCACCTTATCTCTCTCAAAATGTCTCTGCTGTTCAGCAGCCCTATGCCACCCCTGTAGCTCGTGaatttacaaattacaaaacaaaaatcGCTCAAATACTCCAGCTAACTGAACTAATTTCAAACCTGGGAATGCAGCAAGCCCCACCTAGTGGGGAAGGCCAGCAATGGGCTTGAAAGTTATATTCTGTGCTGTTGACTTCAACCTTGTATACAGGTGACGACTCCCCACTTACGCGGGGGTTATGTTCCGGGCATGAAATCGTGTAAAGGGGGGAGCAGCCTTTAAACACcctctctgctgctttctcttcaaTCCATACCAAAAGTACTgcatccaaaaatatccacacctatatatatatggggtgtgTTGCTCTGATTTTGTGGTAAAATACTCCCTGGCCCGTTTTGCAAGTACAATCTGTACTCCTTAAGCTCAGCTGAGAGCTAAGCCGGTGGGAGAACAAGTCTGGCAAATCAGTCTCTATATTTAGATACATGTGAGGGAGAGACTTAATATAGATGTGAGAGCTTTTTAAAGATTCCTTTACTTcccactccctgccactgagttaaAAATTAAAGTGCATAAACCCAGATGTTCTTCTGATCAGTTTTGCACCTGCATCagatggggaaatgagaagggactgtggctcagtggcCAACTTCAGATGGCTTTTCAGGGCTGCAGCAGTGGAAGAATTGTTTAAATTCACCCTCTCACCTCCTGTAGGCCTGATAATCATTACACACACTACCTGAACTGATGctatatcttttttatttttttaaaaccctgcatGTTAAGAACATTGGTCAGTGTAGTTCGGTATTGTCTATTCCGACTGGCAGAGAATATTCAGGATTTCAGATGAGGTCTGTCCCAGGTCCAGGACTACCTAAAGATGCTGGGGTTtggacctaggaccttctgcatgcaaagcagataatcTACGATGGAGCTATGGACCCTTGCCCTGAGCTAAATGGCCTtccaagtgttaaaaacaaagaCACTTTTTGTTCCTTCAGCATCTCACCTAGTATGGCACTCAGTCATTATGCCTAaaggtgacccctgaccattaggtccagttgtgaccgactctggggttgcgcactcatctcgctctattggccgagggagctggcatacagcttccaggtcatgtggccagcatgacaaagccgcttctggcgaaccagagcagcacacggaaacgccgtttaccttcccgctgtaacggtacctatttatcaacttgcactttgaggtgctttcaaactgctaggttggcaggagttgggactgagcaacgggagctcaccccgtcacggggattcgaaccgccaaccttctgatcggcaagccctaggctctgtggtttaacccacagcgccacctgcatctcaTTCATTATGCCTAGATCTATATAATAACAGCAGGGGAGTGCCTGGCACTGTCCGGGAATTTGTAGAAACCAAAAAGCACCTTGTGACTTTTTACATGGATAGTGTAATATCTCAAGAGGCAGCCTCACCTATGCCAAAAAAATAGGCGAAGTCAGACCAAAGGCAcatttcagtctgccatcttgatttaaAGTGGTGGTGGGTGTCCAAATATTTAAAACGACCACACACCCCAACTCAGGAACCCCCATGCTGAGTTTGGCCAGATGGGCAGATGGGCAGACGGACAAAccacttttcaaaatatatattagaTGAGCCACTGTTCCATGTTATATGAGAGCTACAGAGACAACACGATCAATTAAATCTTTCAGCCGTGGTGCTTACAAGCTGACCTTAAATCTATTGCCATCTCTCTGCCcctcctaccttacagggttgttgtgaaggtttAAAAAATGAGGAAAGAGAAGAATATTGTATGCCACCATGAGATGCCCTGAAGaagtgtgggttttgttttgttgttttttaagaaatatGTAATCAGTACACCATGAATACattgccctgcaagatgaatttttcgcatgACGAATGAGTCTTGCGATCTGAAgatgactcgcaagacaaattcgttttgtgaaaaaatcatcttgcgaatcacggtttcccataggaaggcattgaaatttaattaatgcgttcctatgggcaaaaataccAGGaaacatcaataccaggaaagattctagagcagatcattaagcaaacagtctgtgagcacctagaaagaaactctgtgatcactaaaagaaccactggcaataatctttgaaaattcctggagaacaggcgaagttccagcagactggaggagggcaaatgttgtccctattttcaaaaaggggaaaagagaggacccaaacaattaccgcccagtcagcctgacatcaataccaggaaagattctagagcagatcattaagcaaacagtctgtgagcacctagaaagaaactctgtgatcactaaaagtcagcatgggttcctgaaaaataagtcatgtcagactaatctgatctcattttttgacagaattacaagcctggtagatgaagggaacgctgtggatgtagcctatcttgatttcagcaaggcctttgacaaggtgccccatgatattcttgtaaagaagctggtaaaatgtgggctagacaatgctaccattcagtggatttgtagctggattactgaccgaacccaaagggtgctcatcaatggctcctcctcatcctggagagtagtgactagtggggtgccacagggttctgtcttgggcccagtcttgttcaacatctttatcaatgacttggatgatgggcttgagggaatcctgagcaagtttgcagatgacaccaagttgggaggggtggctaacaccccagaggacaggatcacacttc
It includes:
- the SPP1 gene encoding osteopontin, translated to MMKIAMLCMCLFAIALAAPFGKHHDDSKSFEDYHVAKHHHEHHGHGHHHHHSQSQEHSPEHVNSHESQEDRVSSQPASPSSEESDEITEQQTLLQVPQSESREDDDDHHSDVDHDDHDDSDESDESHENGVTEYPTEAPFSLPVTPEVFTGRGDVPYGMKAKVDLLHFEESLKPHKRHGKFDSHDVSDDVDSTPDVESRESHSPKGHSLESHDTSLESDDASHLRDSHEVHGESAENDSRQKLEGAEEPHDDSYHDGRHISMESHDSREYKKAHRGALQQVHHDHDADNVSNQTFESAEGHHSAEKHHSAEDHHHSTQYHHHSDEDHHHSDEDHHLSAEDRHHSAEDRHSIEDNEVTL